The bacterium CG_4_10_14_0_2_um_filter_33_32 genomic sequence TGGGTAATAAATCCCTTGTATAACATACGGTAATATCAGCTTTTTCATGCCGATTTTTTCCGGCATTTCGTTAAGTATTTTGTAGAAAAGATTAGCATCGTCCAACTGTCTTGAATCACACCCATAAAAATTTAAAGTAAGATGATATCTTTTTACTTTTTCCATCGTCAATTTTTATCCTTAATCAATAGCTAATAGTATTTTAGGTATTTCATTAAAAATTAGCAATATCTAGTATTTTATGCTTACCAAAAATAATAGCGCTAATTCAAAAACCTATTATTCTAACTTCATTCCCCGTCTGGAATGATATTTTTTTATTACCTTTAATCTTGCAAGATTCCTTATTAATTCAGCCTCTGCATCAGCAAATCTTTCTTTATCATTCCTAACTTCCCGCATAAACGCCTCTGCCCTTCTTCTAGCTTCTTCTGCCTCTTTCTCATTTACTTCATGTAAATGCTCGGCACTATCGGCTAAAATAATAACTTTACTACCAGTCTGAACATGAATAAAACCTCCAAAAATTAGAACAATTTTTTCTTGCTTTTGGTTTCTGATAATCATTTCTCCTGGAACAATTTCAGAAATCAAAGATTCATGATCAGGAAGAACAGTAATTTGTCCTGATCTCGTCGGCACAACAATTTCATCAATTTCTTCTTCTAGAAGAACTCTTTCCGGAGTAGTAATTTTAAGATTTATTTTTTTCATTAACTTACCTAACGGTTATATAATTTGGATTTATTTTTTTGCTTTCTCGTCTTTTGATTTTTCTTTGGATCCTACTTCATCTATTGATCCCTTCATATAAAATGACTGTTCGGGCTTATCATCGTGCTTACCTTCTAGAATTTCCTTAAATCCTCGGATTGTTTCTTCTAATGTTACATATTTTCCGGAAACCCCAGTAAAGACTTCTGCAACAAAAAATGGCTGTGAAAGAAATTTCTGAATTTTTCTCGCTCTTGCAACCATTAGTTTATCCTGTTCAGACAATTCATCCATACCTAAGATAGCTATAATATCTTGCAAATCTTTATATTTTTGTAAAACATTCTGAACTCCGCGAGCAACATCATAATGCTCTTGCCCAACAAGCCTTGGGTCTAAAGCGGTTGAGGTGGAATCTAACGGATCAACGGCCGGATAAATACCTAGTTCTGAAAGTGATCTTGACAATACTACCGTTGAATCAAGATGGGCAAAAGTTGTTGCAGGCGCCGGATCCGTTAAATCGTCCGCCGGCACATACACGGCCTGTACCGAGGTAATAGAACCCTTACTTGTAGAAGTAATTCTTTCTTGAAGTTCGCCCATCTCTGTCGCTAAAGTTGGCTGATAACCTACTGCTGAAGGGACTCTACCCAAAAGAGCAGATACTTCAGAACCTGCCTGAGTGAATCGGAAAATATTATCTACAAATAAAAGAACATCTTTACCTTCCTCGTCTCTAAAATATTCACTCATCGATAAAGCCGATAAAGCAACCCTTAAACGAGCCCCTGGGGGTTCATTCATTTGCCCAAAAACTAATGATGTTTTATCTAAAACGCCTGATTCTTTCATTTCATAATAAAGATCATTTCCTTCTCTGGTTCTTTCCCCCACTCCGGCAAATACCGAATAGCCTCCGTGCTCAGTCGCTAAATTTCTGATTAACTCAGTAATAACAACAGTTTTCCCTACTCCAGCTCCCCCGAATAATCCAACTTTTCCACCCTTAATAAAAGGACAAATAAGATCTATAACTTTTATACCGGTTTCAAAAACTTCAGTTTCTTTAGATTGATCAGAAAATTTAGGTGATAAACGATGTATCGGATATTTTTTCCAGGAACCTTTAAACTCTACCCCATCAATTGGATTACCTAAAACGTCAAACATATGGCCTAGAGTTTCCGAACCTACCGGAACGGATATTGGAATCCCTGTATCAACTACTTTTTGGCCTCTTTTTAAACCATCAGTAGAACTCATAGATACCGTCCTTACGATACCTTCTCCTAAATGCTGCTGTACCTCAACTACCAAACCGTTTTCTATTTCTAAAGCCGTGTAAACGGCGGGAATTTTTTCGTCGAATCTAACATCAACTACCGGACCTAAAACTTGAACTATTTTTCCTTCATTCATATATAACTCCTTTATTCTTCTAATGTCATTTTTCCGGCAGATATCTCAGCAATTTCTTTTGTTATGCCCGCCTGCCTTGTTTGATTAAATGTAAGTGTTAAATCGGATATCAATTCTTCTGCATTTTCATTGGCGTTCTTCATTGCAACCATTCTAGCTGAATGTTCTGAAGCAATTGATTCTAAAAAAGACTGCCAAACTTTAATTTCCAACATTCTTGGTATTAAACTATCTAAAATTTTATCTTTGTCTGGCTCGAAT encodes the following:
- the atpC gene encoding ATP synthase F1 subunit epsilon, encoding MKKINLKITTPERVLLEEEIDEIVVPTRSGQITVLPDHESLISEIVPGEMIIRNQKQEKIVLIFGGFIHVQTGSKVIILADSAEHLHEVNEKEAEEARRRAEAFMREVRNDKERFADAEAELIRNLARLKVIKKYHSRRGMKLE
- the atpD gene encoding F0F1 ATP synthase subunit beta, which encodes MNEGKIVQVLGPVVDVRFDEKIPAVYTALEIENGLVVEVQQHLGEGIVRTVSMSSTDGLKRGQKVVDTGIPISVPVGSETLGHMFDVLGNPIDGVEFKGSWKKYPIHRLSPKFSDQSKETEVFETGIKVIDLICPFIKGGKVGLFGGAGVGKTVVITELIRNLATEHGGYSVFAGVGERTREGNDLYYEMKESGVLDKTSLVFGQMNEPPGARLRVALSALSMSEYFRDEEGKDVLLFVDNIFRFTQAGSEVSALLGRVPSAVGYQPTLATEMGELQERITSTSKGSITSVQAVYVPADDLTDPAPATTFAHLDSTVVLSRSLSELGIYPAVDPLDSTSTALDPRLVGQEHYDVARGVQNVLQKYKDLQDIIAILGMDELSEQDKLMVARARKIQKFLSQPFFVAEVFTGVSGKYVTLEETIRGFKEILEGKHDDKPEQSFYMKGSIDEVGSKEKSKDEKAKK